A window of the Loxodonta africana isolate mLoxAfr1 chromosome 3, mLoxAfr1.hap2, whole genome shotgun sequence genome harbors these coding sequences:
- the UHRF1 gene encoding E3 ubiquitin-protein ligase UHRF1 isoform X1 produces MWIQVRTMDGKEAHSVDSLSRLTKVEELRRKIQELFHVEPGLQRLFYRGKQMEDGHTLFDYDVRLNDTIQLLVRQSLVLPPSSKERDSELSDTDSGCCLGQSESDKSSNHGEAASETDGKAGLAGEDVWDETELGLYKVNEYIDARDTNMGAWFEAQVVRVTRKGPSPEEPCSSTSSPAPEDDVIYHVKYDDYPENGVVQMSSRDVRARARTILPWQELEVGQVVMLNYNPDNPKERGFWYDAEILRKRETRTVRELYANVMLGDDSINDCRIIFVDEVFKIERPGEGSPVVENPIRRKSGPSCKHCKDDESKTCRVCACHLCGGKQDPGKQIMCDECDMAFHIYCLCPPLSSIPDEDEWYCPECRNDASEVVLAGEKLKESKKKAKMASATSSSQRDWGKGMACVGRTKVCTIVPSNHYGPIPGIPVGTMWRFRVQVSESGVHRPHVAGIHGRSNDGAYSLVLAGGYEDDVDNGNSFTYTGSGGRDLSGNKRTAEQSCDQKLTNTNRALALNCSAPINDRDGAEAKDWRAGKPVRVVRNVKGGKHSKYAPAEGNRYDGIYKVVRYWPEKGKSGFLVWRYLLRRDDEEPGPWTKEGKDRIKRLGLTMQYPEGYLEALANREKEKENSKKEEEEEEEEEEDEGLRSPKKGKGKGKRKRKSAGGSEASSRPLRGVPKKTKVEPYSLTAQQNSFIKEDKSNAKLWAEILKSLKDGPKFLSTVEETFQCICCQELVFRPVTTMCQHNVCKDCLDRSFRAQVFSCPACRCDLGRNYAMQINQPLQAVLSQLFPGYGSGR; encoded by the exons ATGGAAGACGGCCACACTCTCTTCGACTATGATGTCCGCCTGAACGACACCATCCAGCTGCTGGTCCGCCAGAGCCTCGTGCTGCCCCCCAGCAGCAAGGAGCGTGACTCCGAGCTGTCCGACACCGACTCAGGCTGCTGCTTGGGCCAGAGCGAGTCAGACAAGTCGTCCAACCACGGTGAGGCAGCCTCAGAGACCGACGGGAAGGCCGGCTTAGCAGGCGAGGACGTGTGGGACGAGACGGAGCTCGGCCTCTACAAG GTCAATGAATACATCGACGCTCGTGACACAAACATGGGTGCGTGGTTCGAGGCACAGGTGGTCAGAGTGACCAGGAAGGGGCCCTCACCAGAGGAGCCCTGCAGCTCCACCTCCAGCCCGGCCCCGGAGGATGATGTCATCTACCATGTGAAATACGACGA CTACCCAGAGAATGGCGTGGTCCAGATGAGCTCCCGCGACGTCCGCGCACGAGCCCGCACCATCCTCCCGTGGCAGGAGCTGGAGGTGGGCCAGGTGGTCATGCTCAACTACAACCCCGACAACCCCAAGGAGCGCGGCTTCTGGTACGACGCTGAGATCCTGCGGAAGCGCGAGACCAGGACTGTGCGGGAGCTGTATGCCAACGTCATGCTCGG GGATGATTCCATCAACGACTGCCGCATCATCTTCGTGGACGAAGTCTTTAAGATCGAGCGCCCAGGAGAAGGGAGCCCTGTGGTGGAAAACCCCATACGAC GGAAGAGCGGGCCCTCCTGCAAACACTGCAAGGATGATGAGAGCAAGACCTGCCGTGTGTGCGCCTGCCACCTGTGCGGGGGCAAGCAGGACCCCGGCAAACAGATCATGTGTGATGAGTGTGACATGGCCTTCCACATCTACTGCCTGTGCCCGCCGCTCAGCAGCATCCCCGACGAGGACGAGTG GTATTGCCCCGAGTGTCGGAATGATGCCAGCGAGGTGGTGTTGGcaggagagaagctgaaagagagcaagaagaaagcaaagatggCGTCAGCCACCTCGTCCTCGCAGCGGGATTGGGGCAAG GGCATGGCATGTGTGGGCCGCACGAAGGTGTGCACCATTGTCCCGTCCAACCACTACGGACCCATCCCAGGCATCCCCGTGGGCACCATGTGGCGGTTCCGAGTCCAG GTCAGCGAGTCGGGTGTCCATCGGCCCCACGTGGCGGGCATCCACGGCCGCAGCAATGACGGGGCCTACTCCTTGGTCCTGGCAGGGGGTTACGAGGACGACGTG GACAATGGGAACTCTTTCACGTACACAGGGAGCGGCGGTCGAGATCTTTCTGGCAATAAGCGGACTGCAGAACAGTCTTGTGATCAGAAACTCACCAACACCAACAG GGCACTGGCTCTGAACTGCAGTGCGCCCATCAACGACCGGGACGGGGCCGAGGCCAAGGACTGGAGGGCGGGGAAGCCAGTCCGGGTGGTGCGCAACGTCAAGGGCGGCAAGCATAGCAAGTACGCGCCCGCCGAGGGCAACCGCTACGATGGCATCTACAAG GTTGTGCGGTACTGGCCCGAGAAGGGCAAGTCCGGCTTCCTCGTGTGGCGCTATCTGCTCCGGAGGGATGACGAGGAACCAGGGCCCTGGACAAAGGAAGGGAAAGACCGCATCAAGAGGCTGGGGCTGACCATGCAG TATCCGGAAGGCTATCTGGAAGCCCTGGCCAacagggagaaggagaaggagaatagcaagaaggaggaggaggaggaggaggaggaggaggaagacgaGGGCTTGAGGTCCCCCAAGAAGGGCAAGGGCAAGGGCAAACGGAAGCGGAAGTCGGCAG GAGGCAGCGAGGCCAGCTCCAGGCCCCTGCGCGGGGTCCCCAAGAAGACCAAGGTGGAGCCCTACAGCCTCACGGCTCAGCAGAACAGCTTCATCAAGGAGGACAAAAGTAACGCCAAGCTGTGGGCCGAGATCCTCAAGTCCCTCAAGGACGGGCCG AAGTTCCTGAGCACGGTGGAGGAGACGTTCCAGTGCATCTGCTGCCAGGAGCTGGTGTTCCGCCCGGTCACCACCATGTGCCAGCACAACGTGTGCAAG GATTGCCTGGACAGGTCCTTCCGGGCACAGGTGTTCAGCTGCCCGGCCTGCCGCTGCGACCTGGGCCGGAACTACGCCATGCAGATCAACCAGCCGCTGCAGGCGGTGCTCAGCCAGCTCTTCCCGGGCTACGGCAGCGGCCGGTGA
- the UHRF1 gene encoding E3 ubiquitin-protein ligase UHRF1 isoform X2: MDPGDGRRYRLGLKVVNWRALESHSCCCGVSRWSLLPSGVWIEEQMRMEDGHTLFDYDVRLNDTIQLLVRQSLVLPPSSKERDSELSDTDSGCCLGQSESDKSSNHGEAASETDGKAGLAGEDVWDETELGLYKVNEYIDARDTNMGAWFEAQVVRVTRKGPSPEEPCSSTSSPAPEDDVIYHVKYDDYPENGVVQMSSRDVRARARTILPWQELEVGQVVMLNYNPDNPKERGFWYDAEILRKRETRTVRELYANVMLGDDSINDCRIIFVDEVFKIERPGEGSPVVENPIRRKSGPSCKHCKDDESKTCRVCACHLCGGKQDPGKQIMCDECDMAFHIYCLCPPLSSIPDEDEWYCPECRNDASEVVLAGEKLKESKKKAKMASATSSSQRDWGKGMACVGRTKVCTIVPSNHYGPIPGIPVGTMWRFRVQVSESGVHRPHVAGIHGRSNDGAYSLVLAGGYEDDVDNGNSFTYTGSGGRDLSGNKRTAEQSCDQKLTNTNRALALNCSAPINDRDGAEAKDWRAGKPVRVVRNVKGGKHSKYAPAEGNRYDGIYKVVRYWPEKGKSGFLVWRYLLRRDDEEPGPWTKEGKDRIKRLGLTMQYPEGYLEALANREKEKENSKKEEEEEEEEEEDEGLRSPKKGKGKGKRKRKSAGGSEASSRPLRGVPKKTKVEPYSLTAQQNSFIKEDKSNAKLWAEILKSLKDGPKFLSTVEETFQCICCQELVFRPVTTMCQHNVCKDCLDRSFRAQVFSCPACRCDLGRNYAMQINQPLQAVLSQLFPGYGSGR, encoded by the exons ATGGAAGACGGCCACACTCTCTTCGACTATGATGTCCGCCTGAACGACACCATCCAGCTGCTGGTCCGCCAGAGCCTCGTGCTGCCCCCCAGCAGCAAGGAGCGTGACTCCGAGCTGTCCGACACCGACTCAGGCTGCTGCTTGGGCCAGAGCGAGTCAGACAAGTCGTCCAACCACGGTGAGGCAGCCTCAGAGACCGACGGGAAGGCCGGCTTAGCAGGCGAGGACGTGTGGGACGAGACGGAGCTCGGCCTCTACAAG GTCAATGAATACATCGACGCTCGTGACACAAACATGGGTGCGTGGTTCGAGGCACAGGTGGTCAGAGTGACCAGGAAGGGGCCCTCACCAGAGGAGCCCTGCAGCTCCACCTCCAGCCCGGCCCCGGAGGATGATGTCATCTACCATGTGAAATACGACGA CTACCCAGAGAATGGCGTGGTCCAGATGAGCTCCCGCGACGTCCGCGCACGAGCCCGCACCATCCTCCCGTGGCAGGAGCTGGAGGTGGGCCAGGTGGTCATGCTCAACTACAACCCCGACAACCCCAAGGAGCGCGGCTTCTGGTACGACGCTGAGATCCTGCGGAAGCGCGAGACCAGGACTGTGCGGGAGCTGTATGCCAACGTCATGCTCGG GGATGATTCCATCAACGACTGCCGCATCATCTTCGTGGACGAAGTCTTTAAGATCGAGCGCCCAGGAGAAGGGAGCCCTGTGGTGGAAAACCCCATACGAC GGAAGAGCGGGCCCTCCTGCAAACACTGCAAGGATGATGAGAGCAAGACCTGCCGTGTGTGCGCCTGCCACCTGTGCGGGGGCAAGCAGGACCCCGGCAAACAGATCATGTGTGATGAGTGTGACATGGCCTTCCACATCTACTGCCTGTGCCCGCCGCTCAGCAGCATCCCCGACGAGGACGAGTG GTATTGCCCCGAGTGTCGGAATGATGCCAGCGAGGTGGTGTTGGcaggagagaagctgaaagagagcaagaagaaagcaaagatggCGTCAGCCACCTCGTCCTCGCAGCGGGATTGGGGCAAG GGCATGGCATGTGTGGGCCGCACGAAGGTGTGCACCATTGTCCCGTCCAACCACTACGGACCCATCCCAGGCATCCCCGTGGGCACCATGTGGCGGTTCCGAGTCCAG GTCAGCGAGTCGGGTGTCCATCGGCCCCACGTGGCGGGCATCCACGGCCGCAGCAATGACGGGGCCTACTCCTTGGTCCTGGCAGGGGGTTACGAGGACGACGTG GACAATGGGAACTCTTTCACGTACACAGGGAGCGGCGGTCGAGATCTTTCTGGCAATAAGCGGACTGCAGAACAGTCTTGTGATCAGAAACTCACCAACACCAACAG GGCACTGGCTCTGAACTGCAGTGCGCCCATCAACGACCGGGACGGGGCCGAGGCCAAGGACTGGAGGGCGGGGAAGCCAGTCCGGGTGGTGCGCAACGTCAAGGGCGGCAAGCATAGCAAGTACGCGCCCGCCGAGGGCAACCGCTACGATGGCATCTACAAG GTTGTGCGGTACTGGCCCGAGAAGGGCAAGTCCGGCTTCCTCGTGTGGCGCTATCTGCTCCGGAGGGATGACGAGGAACCAGGGCCCTGGACAAAGGAAGGGAAAGACCGCATCAAGAGGCTGGGGCTGACCATGCAG TATCCGGAAGGCTATCTGGAAGCCCTGGCCAacagggagaaggagaaggagaatagcaagaaggaggaggaggaggaggaggaggaggaggaagacgaGGGCTTGAGGTCCCCCAAGAAGGGCAAGGGCAAGGGCAAACGGAAGCGGAAGTCGGCAG GAGGCAGCGAGGCCAGCTCCAGGCCCCTGCGCGGGGTCCCCAAGAAGACCAAGGTGGAGCCCTACAGCCTCACGGCTCAGCAGAACAGCTTCATCAAGGAGGACAAAAGTAACGCCAAGCTGTGGGCCGAGATCCTCAAGTCCCTCAAGGACGGGCCG AAGTTCCTGAGCACGGTGGAGGAGACGTTCCAGTGCATCTGCTGCCAGGAGCTGGTGTTCCGCCCGGTCACCACCATGTGCCAGCACAACGTGTGCAAG GATTGCCTGGACAGGTCCTTCCGGGCACAGGTGTTCAGCTGCCCGGCCTGCCGCTGCGACCTGGGCCGGAACTACGCCATGCAGATCAACCAGCCGCTGCAGGCGGTGCTCAGCCAGCTCTTCCCGGGCTACGGCAGCGGCCGGTGA